In the Nicotiana tabacum cultivar K326 chromosome 16, ASM71507v2, whole genome shotgun sequence genome, one interval contains:
- the LOC142170397 gene encoding uncharacterized protein LOC142170397 encodes MAELLPKVLWAYRTTPKTSTGETPYSLVYGTNAVISVEVGEPSLRYSNESGPSKDESRLQDLDEVEERRDMDYIRMVAQKQQVERYYNKRAKVRPLKVGDYVLKAKTQASKDPNEGKLGTNWDGPYKIIDAANK; translated from the coding sequence ATGGCTGAACTACTACCGAaagtattatgggcataccgtactaCGCCAAAAACCAGCACAGGAGAAACGCCATATTCACTGGTCTACGGGACTAACGCAGTTATATCCGTCGAGGTAGGAGAACCCAGTTTGAGATACTCCAACGAGAGCGGACCAAGCAAAGACGAAAGTAGGCTACAAGATCTGGATGAAGTCGAAGAACGCAGAGACATGGACTacataagaatggtagcccagAAGCAGCAagtagaaagatactacaacaagaGAGCCAAGGTGCGACCACTCAAAGTTGGAGACTACGtcctcaaggccaaaacacaagcatCAAAAGACCCTAATGAGGGAAAATTGGGAACGAACTGggacggaccatacaaaatcatagATGCAGCAAACAAATGA